A region from the uncultured Macellibacteroides sp. genome encodes:
- a CDS encoding helix-turn-helix domain-containing protein — protein sequence MAKITSEIAYKATMERIEELLPLVDDNTPLDNKNLIELELLSNLVADYEDEHYPIKTPSLLEVLKLRMYEMKLNQNKLSELLNVSPSRISEYLSGKSEPTLKIAREISKKLNIDSDIVLGV from the coding sequence ATGGCAAAGATAACTTCCGAAATAGCTTACAAAGCGACAATGGAAAGAATTGAAGAGCTTCTTCCCCTTGTAGATGATAATACTCCTTTGGATAATAAGAATCTTATCGAACTTGAACTACTTTCAAATCTTGTGGCAGATTATGAAGATGAGCATTATCCTATTAAAACACCATCGTTATTGGAGGTTCTCAAACTTCGTATGTATGAAATGAAACTCAATCAGAACAAACTTTCTGAACTACTAAATGTTTCTCCTTCCCGCATAAGTGAATATCTTTCGGGAAAGAGTGAGCCTACTTTAAAGATTGCCCGGGAGATTAGCAAAAAGTTAAATATAGACTCAGATATTGTACTGGGTGTTTAA
- a CDS encoding type I restriction-modification system subunit M — protein MSEDHKKQLEQQLWNIANTLRGKMNADEFRDYILGFIFYKYLSEKMNRYADAILVPDGIKYVDVDERTESGQTFLEVIKDEALENLGYYLKPSELFSQMAKRGNSDTEGENNFILEDLKRILTNIEQSTMGTASEDDFDNLFEDMDLTSTKLGRTESAKNELIVKVLVYLDKIDFYLEDTELDVLGDAYEYLIGQFASGAGKKAGEFYTPQEVSKILAKLVTTGKSRLKSVYDPTCGSGSLLLRVAKEVQDVNEFCGQELNRTTYNLCRMNMILHDVHFSKFDIRQEDTLEHPQHLDKRFEAVVANPPFSANWSASPLFMTDDRFSHYGKLAPSSKADFAFVQHMIYQLADNGTMAIVLPHGALFRGGAELQIRRYLIEERNYLDAVIGLPANIFYGTSIPTCILVFKKCRENSDNVLFIDASQHFEKVKTQNVLRPEDIEKIVTTYRNRSEEAKYSKLATLADIAGNDYNLNIPRYVDTFEAEDSIDINQLAAELVALDKAMAETDKTIAAYCQELNISTPF, from the coding sequence ATGTCCGAAGATCATAAGAAGCAGCTTGAACAGCAGCTTTGGAATATTGCTAACACCTTACGCGGTAAAATGAATGCGGATGAGTTCCGCGATTATATCCTTGGTTTTATTTTCTACAAATACCTTTCCGAAAAGATGAACCGGTACGCGGATGCCATCCTTGTGCCGGATGGTATTAAGTATGTGGATGTAGACGAGCGTACGGAGTCGGGCCAGACGTTTCTGGAGGTTATTAAAGACGAGGCACTGGAGAATCTGGGGTATTACCTGAAACCTTCGGAGTTGTTTAGCCAGATGGCTAAGCGGGGCAACAGCGATACCGAGGGCGAAAATAACTTCATTTTGGAGGACCTGAAGCGGATTCTGACTAATATTGAGCAGAGTACCATGGGTACGGCAAGCGAAGACGATTTTGATAATTTGTTTGAGGACATGGACCTTACCAGTACCAAACTGGGGCGTACAGAGTCGGCAAAGAACGAGTTGATTGTAAAAGTGCTTGTGTATCTGGATAAGATAGATTTTTACCTGGAAGATACGGAACTGGATGTGTTGGGCGATGCCTACGAGTACCTGATAGGGCAGTTTGCCAGCGGGGCAGGGAAGAAGGCGGGCGAGTTTTACACACCTCAGGAGGTGAGTAAGATTTTGGCGAAGCTTGTTACCACGGGCAAAAGCCGACTTAAATCGGTTTACGATCCAACCTGCGGCAGCGGTTCGTTGTTGTTGCGTGTGGCCAAAGAGGTACAGGATGTAAACGAGTTTTGCGGGCAGGAGCTGAATCGTACTACGTATAACCTTTGTCGGATGAACATGATTCTGCACGATGTGCATTTTTCAAAGTTCGATATCCGTCAGGAGGATACGTTGGAGCATCCGCAGCACCTGGATAAACGTTTCGAGGCGGTGGTGGCTAATCCTCCCTTTTCGGCCAACTGGAGTGCCAGTCCGCTGTTTATGACGGACGACCGCTTTAGTCATTACGGTAAGCTGGCGCCGTCCAGCAAAGCCGACTTTGCATTCGTGCAGCACATGATTTACCAACTTGCCGACAACGGAACCATGGCCATTGTGCTGCCTCACGGAGCTTTGTTTCGTGGAGGAGCCGAACTACAGATTCGCCGTTACCTGATTGAAGAACGCAATTACCTGGATGCCGTGATTGGCTTGCCTGCCAATATCTTTTACGGCACAAGCATCCCCACCTGTATTCTGGTGTTCAAGAAATGCCGCGAGAATTCGGACAATGTGCTCTTTATAGATGCCAGTCAGCATTTCGAAAAGGTGAAAACCCAGAACGTGTTGCGCCCGGAAGATATCGAGAAGATCGTTACCACCTACCGCAACCGCAGCGAAGAAGCCAAGTACAGCAAACTGGCTACCCTTGCCGACATTGCCGGCAACGACTACAACCTGAACATCCCCCGCTACGTAGATACCTTCGAAGCCGAAGACAGCATCGACATCAACCAACTAGCCGCCGAGTTAGTAGCCCTCGATAAAGCAATGGCCGAAACCGACAAAACCATCGCCGCCTATTGCCAGGAACTAAACATCTCAACCCCCTTCTAA
- a CDS encoding restriction endonuclease subunit S translates to MEKNKNVPKLRFPEFTGEWEEKKLGEIMDYTKGYAFQSEHYLSKGVRIIRVSDLGAREIKSEGDKIYIDERITSNLEKYKLYKEDIIITTVGSKPDMVDSSVGRGIFINKDNEGLLNQNMLKINKSEKVNNKFLIGYINTDKYFRYIKLIQRGNANQSNITVVDLLEYEIYLPSLPEQTKIASFLTAVDEKLTQLKKKKTLLEQYKKGIMQKLFSQELRFKEDNNQDFPDWQEKTLGEISKITNGNGDVQDASLEAKEGWYPFYDRSEIVKYLDRYTFDGEAVIYPGEGQSFFPRYFNGKYGLHQRCYTIKDYCANIHGKYLYYYLSTQNNYFVAFAVGSTVPSLRLDTFQQAKVFIPSLPEQQKISNFLSSIDEKISHCSAQIEKMEAWKKGLLQQMFC, encoded by the coding sequence ATGGAAAAGAACAAAAACGTACCCAAGTTACGGTTCCCCGAGTTCACCGGGGAGTGGGAAGAGAAGAAGTTGGGAGAAATAATGGATTACACAAAAGGCTATGCTTTTCAGTCAGAGCATTATCTCTCCAAAGGAGTAAGAATAATAAGAGTTTCTGATTTAGGAGCAAGAGAAATTAAATCAGAAGGAGATAAAATTTATATAGATGAAAGAATAACAAGTAATTTAGAAAAATATAAGTTATATAAAGAAGATATTATTATTACCACAGTAGGTTCAAAACCTGACATGGTAGATTCATCTGTTGGAAGAGGTATTTTTATAAATAAAGACAATGAAGGCTTATTAAATCAAAATATGCTTAAAATTAATAAGTCAGAAAAAGTAAATAATAAATTTTTGATTGGTTATATTAATACAGATAAGTATTTTAGGTATATAAAATTAATTCAAAGGGGTAATGCTAACCAATCAAATATTACTGTAGTTGATTTATTGGAATATGAAATTTATCTTCCGTCTCTACCAGAGCAAACTAAAATAGCATCCTTTCTAACGGCAGTAGATGAAAAACTTACCCAGCTGAAAAAGAAGAAAACCCTTTTGGAACAATATAAAAAAGGGATAATGCAAAAATTGTTTTCCCAAGAACTCCGCTTCAAAGAAGACAACAACCAAGACTTCCCCGATTGGCAAGAAAAAACATTAGGAGAAATTAGTAAGATTACGAATGGTAATGGAGATGTTCAAGATGCAAGTCTTGAAGCGAAAGAAGGATGGTATCCTTTTTATGATAGATCTGAAATTGTAAAATATCTTGACAGGTATACTTTTGATGGAGAAGCTGTTATTTACCCAGGTGAGGGACAATCATTCTTCCCAAGATATTTCAATGGAAAATATGGACTTCATCAAAGGTGTTACACAATTAAAGATTATTGTGCTAATATACATGGGAAGTATCTCTACTACTATTTATCTACTCAAAATAATTACTTTGTAGCATTTGCTGTTGGATCTACAGTTCCTTCTTTAAGATTGGATACCTTTCAACAAGCTAAAGTTTTCATTCCTTCTCTGCCTGAACAACAAAAAATCTCCAACTTCTTATCATCCATAGATGAAAAGATAAGCCATTGCAGTGCACAGATCGAAAAGATGGAAGCCTGGAAGAAGGGATTGTTACAGCAAATGTTTTGTTAA
- a CDS encoding PD-(D/E)XK nuclease family protein: MDAQPENLIKQIDLLLSHTRSIISHQKEREKLLGEKFNVFSILRMERSENSTHSAFISELLKPDGSHLKGDLFLRLFLKVTGNDTLELESAKVITEYYIGRVDAKGKTGGRIDIFISDKKGFSISIENKIDASDEANQIERYYNFKTGKNTVYYLTLDGRLPSVESSGVLIEGKDFFVISYKKEILEWLQLCLKESVDNPILRESIKQYLILIKKITHTMEDNAQIELLKLILKYPQEAEYIANNYKRAMDEIKEKIRIKVLDSLSK, translated from the coding sequence ATGGATGCACAACCTGAAAATCTAATTAAGCAAATAGATTTATTGCTTAGCCATACAAGAAGTATTATTTCTCATCAAAAGGAAAGAGAAAAGTTATTAGGCGAAAAGTTTAATGTTTTTTCTATTCTGAGAATGGAACGAAGTGAAAATTCTACTCACTCTGCCTTTATAAGTGAGTTGCTAAAACCTGACGGATCTCATTTAAAGGGAGATCTCTTCCTTCGTTTATTTTTGAAGGTCACAGGGAATGATACTTTAGAATTGGAATCTGCAAAAGTAATAACTGAGTATTATATTGGTAGAGTAGATGCTAAAGGAAAAACAGGAGGAAGAATTGATATTTTTATTTCCGACAAGAAAGGATTTAGTATTTCTATTGAAAACAAAATTGATGCATCTGATGAAGCAAATCAGATTGAACGGTATTATAATTTCAAAACAGGTAAAAATACGGTTTACTATTTAACATTAGATGGTAGATTGCCTTCTGTGGAGAGTTCTGGCGTATTAATCGAAGGGAAAGATTTTTTTGTTATCTCATACAAAAAAGAAATATTAGAATGGCTTCAATTATGCTTAAAGGAAAGTGTTGACAATCCGATACTAAGAGAAAGTATCAAGCAATATTTAATATTAATAAAGAAAATCACTCACACTATGGAAGACAATGCACAGATTGAATTGTTAAAACTGATTCTCAAATATCCTCAAGAGGCAGAGTATATTGCTAATAATTATAAGAGAGCGATGGATGAAATTAAGGAAAAAATACGTATTAAAGTTTTAGATTCTTTATCTAAATAA
- a CDS encoding ABC-three component system protein: protein MNRTIYFSFIEEKLNTLATRINSRGRLNILDLHSHSETFYQYFLQELFGWTIFNENEVKANVEAIDLIDHENKLLIQVSATSTKKKIEDSLSKDIIERYKAYTFKFISISKDSDNLKKMVYCNPHSISFDPGKDIIDTNSILTFIKGMNIDDQKRIYTFIKKELADDIDLVRLESNLANVINVLSKENLDQEGLNMEINPYEISRKMEYNKLNAAVLEIEDYRIHYGKLDKIYQEFDLLGSSISMSVFSAISGEYRRAMGDISGDKLFYKVIDKVIERIFNSANYQAIPYEELELCVNIIVVDAFIRCKIFRNPENYNYATT, encoded by the coding sequence ATGAATAGAACAATATATTTCTCATTTATTGAAGAAAAGCTTAATACGTTGGCAACTCGAATAAACTCCAGGGGTAGATTGAACATATTAGACCTTCATAGTCATTCCGAAACGTTTTATCAGTATTTTCTGCAAGAATTATTCGGGTGGACTATTTTTAATGAGAATGAAGTTAAAGCAAATGTGGAAGCTATTGATCTGATTGATCACGAGAATAAACTTCTAATACAGGTTTCTGCTACAAGCACAAAGAAAAAAATTGAAGACTCTTTGTCGAAAGATATTATTGAACGCTATAAGGCTTATACTTTTAAGTTTATATCTATCTCGAAGGATTCCGATAACCTAAAAAAAATGGTATATTGCAATCCTCATTCTATTTCATTTGATCCTGGCAAAGATATTATTGATACAAATTCGATATTAACTTTTATAAAAGGAATGAATATTGATGACCAAAAACGTATTTATACTTTTATTAAAAAGGAATTGGCCGATGATATTGATCTAGTAAGGCTTGAGTCAAATTTGGCAAATGTAATTAATGTTCTTTCGAAAGAAAATTTGGATCAGGAGGGTTTGAATATGGAGATTAATCCATATGAAATTAGTCGAAAGATGGAGTATAATAAACTCAATGCCGCCGTTCTTGAAATAGAAGACTACCGTATTCATTATGGGAAATTGGATAAAATATATCAGGAATTTGATTTATTAGGCAGTTCTATAAGCATGTCTGTCTTTTCTGCGATCTCTGGAGAGTATCGTAGAGCAATGGGGGATATTTCTGGTGATAAGCTTTTTTATAAGGTGATTGATAAAGTTATAGAACGAATTTTTAATAGTGCCAATTATCAAGCTATCCCCTATGAAGAGCTTGAGCTTTGCGTGAACATTATTGTTGTGGATGCATTTATTAGATGTAAAATATTTAGAAACCCTGAAAATTACAATTATGCTACTACCTGA
- a CDS encoding ABC-three component system middle component 6 has protein sequence MLLPDNIHPENSIYYNGAFVLQVIKEKERAHILDLYADVKIKKEMSMSIFVLCLDWLYLLDVVMINNRGEIELCS, from the coding sequence ATGCTACTACCTGACAATATACATCCAGAAAATAGCATCTACTATAATGGAGCCTTTGTCCTTCAAGTTATAAAAGAGAAGGAGAGAGCTCATATTCTTGATCTATACGCTGATGTAAAAATAAAGAAAGAAATGTCTATGTCAATTTTTGTGCTGTGCCTTGATTGGTTATATTTATTAGATGTTGTAATGATTAATAATAGAGGGGAAATCGAGCTATGTTCATAA
- a CDS encoding DUF2326 domain-containing protein, whose product MIITIGANVVREIEFRKGLNLIVDESTTQITGNSVGKTTVLKLIDFCLGAEAKGIYVDPESKRQEYKMVKDYLIQKKALITLVLTSDLDNDCAEELVIERNFLPKKEIIRKINGVQYSEEEFEIVLSKSIFPDHVVEKPTFRQIISHNIRYKDESINNTLKTLDRYTSDAEYETLYLFLFGCEFTKGNSKQEILTKLRQEDIFKNRLEKSQTKTTYETALALIDNDIMLLNEKKASFNLNKNFEADLNKLNTLKYEINKLSSAIGRLNLRRGLVIESQEELLSNKSDIDLHQLETIYKQASSKISAIQKTFSDLVHFHNTMIQEKVRFITQELPSIEKSLVEKNASLNSLLDEELRLSKEISKSDSFEILENIIIELNEKYRRKGEYEGIIEQLKDVESNINGYNRQLREIDNELFSDSFEQVVKTQLNKFNKFFASISEGLYGEQYAVKYDIITNKKGQRLYKFNSFNTNLSSGKKQGEISCFDIAYCLFADSENIPCLHFLLNDKKELMDDKQLVKIANFVNRNNIQFVASILKDKLPDEINKDEYIVVKLSQNDKLFKIEG is encoded by the coding sequence TTGATAATAACAATTGGAGCAAATGTTGTTCGTGAAATTGAATTCCGTAAAGGTTTAAATTTAATTGTAGACGAAAGCACAACTCAGATTACAGGTAATAGTGTTGGTAAAACAACTGTACTAAAACTGATAGATTTTTGTCTTGGAGCAGAAGCCAAAGGTATTTATGTTGACCCCGAGTCTAAACGTCAGGAATATAAGATGGTAAAAGATTATCTTATTCAGAAAAAAGCTTTGATAACATTGGTTTTGACTTCAGACTTGGATAACGATTGTGCTGAAGAGCTGGTTATTGAAAGAAACTTTTTACCTAAAAAAGAGATTATTAGAAAAATAAACGGGGTTCAATATTCGGAAGAAGAATTTGAAATAGTTCTGTCGAAGAGTATTTTTCCTGATCACGTTGTTGAGAAGCCTACGTTCCGACAAATTATCTCTCATAATATCAGATATAAAGATGAGAGTATTAACAACACATTGAAAACTCTCGATAGATACACCTCGGATGCTGAGTACGAAACTTTATACCTGTTCCTTTTTGGTTGCGAATTTACGAAAGGAAATAGTAAGCAAGAGATACTTACAAAACTAAGGCAAGAAGACATCTTCAAAAACAGGTTGGAAAAGAGCCAAACCAAAACAACCTATGAGACTGCTTTAGCATTAATTGATAATGATATTATGCTGCTTAACGAGAAAAAAGCAAGTTTTAATTTAAATAAGAATTTTGAAGCTGATTTAAACAAACTCAATACTTTAAAATATGAAATTAATAAACTGAGCTCAGCGATAGGTCGATTAAATTTGCGAAGAGGACTTGTTATTGAGAGTCAGGAAGAACTTCTCTCAAATAAGAGTGATATCGACTTGCATCAGCTTGAAACGATTTATAAACAGGCGTCAAGCAAAATCTCTGCAATTCAAAAAACTTTTTCTGATCTAGTTCATTTTCACAATACGATGATTCAGGAGAAGGTGAGGTTTATTACTCAGGAACTCCCAAGCATTGAGAAATCATTAGTAGAGAAAAACGCATCGCTAAATAGTTTATTAGATGAAGAATTAAGACTTTCGAAAGAAATTTCTAAAAGCGACTCTTTCGAAATCTTGGAAAATATTATCATCGAATTGAATGAAAAATATAGAAGAAAGGGTGAGTACGAGGGTATTATTGAGCAACTTAAAGACGTTGAATCGAATATCAATGGGTACAACAGACAGCTTAGAGAAATTGATAACGAACTGTTTTCTGATAGTTTTGAACAAGTGGTAAAAACGCAGTTAAACAAGTTTAATAAATTTTTTGCTTCTATTTCGGAAGGGTTGTACGGAGAGCAATATGCTGTTAAGTATGACATAATTACGAATAAAAAAGGGCAACGATTGTATAAGTTTAATTCCTTTAATACTAACTTGAGTTCGGGCAAGAAGCAGGGGGAGATCTCTTGTTTTGATATTGCCTATTGTCTTTTTGCCGACAGCGAAAATATTCCTTGTTTACACTTTTTGTTGAACGACAAAAAGGAACTGATGGATGATAAACAATTGGTGAAGATAGCAAACTTTGTTAATAGAAACAATATTCAGTTTGTCGCTTCTATTTTAAAGGATAAACTTCCCGATGAGATTAACAAGGATGAGTATATAGTTGTGAAGCTTTCTCAAAACGATAAGCTCTTCAAGATTGAAGGGTAA